One part of the Salinimonas iocasae genome encodes these proteins:
- a CDS encoding YeeE/YedE family protein, with translation MKQILTALIAGLLFGAGLTVSTMVDPLRVLAFLDVFGDWDPTLAFVMGGALTVYLPVYQFFIRPAGRTLFNEPCHLPDKKKLDAPLLGGAIMFGVGWGLSGICPGPGIANLTQGSVEIFVFITALLIGMIGVKRAKRSY, from the coding sequence ATGAAACAGATTTTAACCGCTTTAATAGCAGGATTATTGTTCGGTGCAGGCCTGACGGTGTCCACCATGGTGGATCCGCTGCGAGTACTGGCGTTCCTGGATGTTTTTGGTGACTGGGATCCCACCCTTGCTTTTGTCATGGGTGGTGCATTGACAGTTTACCTGCCGGTCTATCAATTTTTTATCCGACCTGCCGGACGTACCCTGTTTAATGAACCCTGTCATTTGCCGGATAAGAAAAAACTGGATGCCCCACTACTGGGCGGAGCAATTATGTTTGGTGTTGGCTGGGGGCTTAGCGGTATCTGCCCTGGACCTGGTATCGCCAACCTCACTCAGGGCTCGGTAGAAATATTCGTGTTCATCACAGCGCTATTGATTGGTATGATTGGGGTTAAACGCGCCAAAAGGTCATACTGA
- a CDS encoding MBL fold metallo-hydrolase, translating to MTIHIKAFYDKATGTGTYVVHDVLTRQAAVIDPVLHFDSAAGTVGTRLADEQLSYVDTENLQLKYVCDTHAHADHLSAAAYLKAKSGAKTVISKGIGEVQARFSQRFNKPVVADLSTLYDVLVGEGDTLTLGDVAINVIATPGHTSDSTSYLIEDNIFVGDTLFMPDVGTARCDFPGGDAAQLYNSISRIHCLDDNTTIWVCHDYPPSHRKASLHTTVAESRRSNIHVNDNMNESDFIAVRTKRDSSLAVPKLLYPSLQVNLWGAQLPAPEANGTRYIKIPLTTKENANAN from the coding sequence ATGACAATTCACATCAAAGCGTTTTATGACAAAGCCACCGGGACGGGCACGTACGTGGTTCATGATGTACTGACAAGGCAGGCTGCGGTTATTGATCCGGTACTACATTTTGATAGTGCAGCGGGCACAGTGGGCACCCGGCTTGCTGATGAGCAGCTCTCGTACGTAGACACTGAAAACCTTCAGCTGAAATACGTTTGCGATACCCATGCCCACGCCGATCACTTGAGTGCGGCGGCTTACCTGAAGGCTAAGTCCGGCGCTAAAACGGTAATAAGCAAAGGTATAGGTGAGGTTCAGGCCCGTTTTTCACAACGCTTTAATAAGCCGGTTGTGGCTGACCTTTCCACCCTTTATGACGTGCTGGTTGGAGAAGGTGACACACTCACGCTCGGAGATGTAGCCATTAACGTTATCGCTACGCCCGGCCATACTTCTGACAGCACCAGCTATTTAATTGAAGATAATATTTTTGTTGGTGATACGCTATTTATGCCTGATGTCGGCACGGCCCGCTGCGATTTCCCGGGCGGTGATGCGGCGCAGCTTTACAACAGTATTTCGCGCATTCACTGTTTGGATGACAACACGACCATCTGGGTATGTCACGACTACCCGCCTTCACACAGAAAGGCAAGCCTGCACACCACAGTAGCGGAAAGTCGCCGTTCTAATATCCATGTTAATGATAATATGAACGAAAGTGACTTTATAGCAGTACGCACAAAGCGTGATAGCTCTCTGGCAGTACCGAAATTGTTGTACCCTTCCCTCCAGGTGAATTTGTGGGGTGCGCAGTTGCCAGCTCCCGAAGCAAACGGTACACGCTATATAAAAATCCCTCTAACCACGAAGGAGAACGCAAATGCAAACTGA
- a CDS encoding YeeE/YedE family protein: MQTDLFVQAFLGGMLIGAGALVLMLFNGRIAGISGITASAFTTKVQEGGWRWAFLAGLIVAPLITATLGYELPDRIPGSLLTLTAAGILVGAGTRLGSGCTSGHGICGLSRLSFRSLIATLLFMGSAIVTVSLVRYVF; this comes from the coding sequence ATGCAAACTGACCTTTTCGTGCAGGCATTTCTGGGCGGCATGCTTATTGGTGCCGGGGCGCTTGTACTCATGCTGTTCAACGGACGAATAGCAGGCATATCAGGCATTACGGCGTCAGCATTTACAACAAAGGTCCAGGAGGGAGGCTGGCGCTGGGCATTTCTTGCCGGCCTTATTGTGGCACCGCTCATCACCGCAACCCTGGGTTATGAGCTACCTGACAGAATTCCCGGCAGCTTACTGACACTTACCGCAGCCGGCATCCTGGTGGGGGCCGGCACTCGGCTGGGTTCCGGCTGTACGAGCGGACACGGGATATGCGGGCTGTCACGATTATCCTTTCGCTCGCTGATTGCCACACTACTGTTTATGGGCAGTGCGATTGTGACTGTCTCGCTGGTTCGCTACGTTTTTTAA
- a CDS encoding ArsR/SmtB family transcription factor, which yields MNPQEMAENAGFAAELLRAMANKHRLMLLCLLNDGERSVTQLNEVIQIPQSSLSQQLGVLRKEGLVSTRRDAQTIYYSLASKEVKAVIQTLYDLYCTPAPDEA from the coding sequence ATGAATCCACAGGAAATGGCAGAAAATGCAGGTTTTGCCGCTGAATTACTTCGGGCGATGGCAAACAAACATCGTCTGATGTTGTTGTGCTTGCTGAACGACGGAGAGCGTTCGGTAACACAACTTAACGAGGTGATTCAGATCCCGCAGTCCAGCTTGTCACAACAACTGGGTGTGTTGCGAAAAGAAGGCCTGGTGAGCACCCGCCGGGATGCACAGACAATTTATTATTCGCTGGCCAGCAAAGAAGTTAAAGCTGTCATACAAACGCTTTATGACTTGTATTGCACGCCTGCACCTGATGAAGCGTGA
- a CDS encoding sulfite exporter TauE/SafE family protein: MIVILTMLSGIIIGLSLGILGAGGAILTVPVLVFFVGLDEKTAIAHSLVVVGVIAFTGTLLNLRRRGSIPDSKTLLLFAVSSAPAAAAGAMVGAVISAKWQIGILVLLMIIAATRMLRASPEHSAGAASAMKLLLVGAGTGAITGLVGVGGGFLIVPALVLFASLPMVRATATSLVLIVLNTLVAAVTLIATDNAPQWHSMVLLTLCGFGIAGVIAGQFIAGRLPAQRIRHLFAWCLIFIAAFFVIRTFLGPGQELL, translated from the coding sequence GTGATTGTCATTTTAACAATGCTAAGTGGAATAATAATTGGCCTAAGCTTGGGTATCCTTGGGGCCGGCGGAGCGATTCTTACCGTACCCGTGCTGGTATTTTTTGTCGGACTGGACGAAAAGACCGCTATTGCACACTCACTGGTGGTGGTGGGCGTCATTGCGTTTACCGGTACGCTGCTAAATCTGCGTCGCCGTGGCAGCATTCCTGACAGCAAAACCTTATTGCTATTTGCTGTATCCAGTGCACCAGCGGCGGCAGCAGGCGCGATGGTCGGCGCGGTTATCTCTGCCAAGTGGCAAATAGGGATTCTGGTATTGCTGATGATCATCGCCGCTACCCGAATGCTGCGGGCGTCTCCAGAGCACAGTGCTGGCGCAGCCAGCGCAATGAAACTTCTTCTGGTAGGGGCCGGTACGGGAGCCATAACTGGTCTTGTGGGCGTCGGGGGAGGCTTTCTTATTGTGCCTGCTCTGGTGCTATTTGCCAGCCTGCCGATGGTGCGGGCGACCGCAACAAGTCTGGTATTGATTGTACTGAACACTCTGGTTGCTGCGGTCACGTTGATTGCTACTGATAACGCTCCGCAATGGCACAGCATGGTGTTACTGACATTATGTGGCTTTGGCATCGCAGGCGTGATCGCCGGTCAGTTTATCGCAGGCAGGTTACCGGCACAGCGAATACGTCACCTGTTTGCATGGTGTTTGATATTTATCGCTGCATTTTTTGTCATCAGAACGTTTCTCGGACCAGGTCAGGAGTTACTATGA